Proteins encoded within one genomic window of Gammaproteobacteria bacterium:
- a CDS encoding SIR2 family protein: MPHILLTGAGFTRNWGGWLAKELEGDLLARLAQHDPLRRLIQSSDNYEEALGKARSGGDGRVRVSPEEVRILEDGIKESFWAMNIALGQRVSMYLAGETEHSILSFLPKFDAIFTLNQDLLLELHYNAAHRPGRWAGSYYPGIEPAVATPLNSREVIRLERRVGTVGQPDPSRQPIYKLHGSIEWTDGTDSLFVVGGGKEAYIQEKPLLTQYFKILKDYLHQPNTRLMIIGYGFADNHVNQLIESSSQANPSLSVYYVHPHGRDAIRRGVQNRAVIQPIPPLADVPCIGESRRPLTTTFGGDTLEYDKVMRFFEWPLKH; encoded by the coding sequence ATGCCACACATTCTTTTGACTGGAGCCGGCTTTACGCGAAACTGGGGCGGATGGCTCGCAAAGGAACTTGAGGGCGACCTACTAGCCCGCCTGGCTCAGCACGATCCGTTGCGCCGCCTGATTCAATCCTCAGACAACTACGAAGAGGCGTTAGGAAAGGCGCGTTCTGGTGGTGACGGACGTGTGCGAGTATCCCCGGAGGAAGTAAGGATACTCGAGGACGGGATCAAGGAGTCCTTCTGGGCCATGAACATCGCCTTGGGTCAGCGTGTATCAATGTATCTGGCAGGCGAGACAGAGCACTCCATTCTCAGCTTCCTTCCCAAGTTTGATGCGATATTCACGTTGAATCAGGACTTGCTTCTGGAGTTGCACTACAACGCCGCACACCGGCCCGGTCGTTGGGCTGGGAGTTATTACCCGGGAATCGAGCCGGCCGTAGCGACCCCACTGAACAGCCGAGAGGTCATTAGGCTTGAACGACGTGTTGGGACAGTAGGCCAGCCAGATCCCAGTAGACAACCGATTTACAAGCTCCACGGTTCCATTGAATGGACTGATGGAACGGATTCCTTGTTTGTTGTCGGTGGTGGAAAGGAAGCTTACATCCAAGAAAAGCCGCTTCTCACGCAATACTTCAAGATTCTTAAGGACTATCTGCACCAACCCAATACTCGACTCATGATTATCGGATACGGTTTTGCAGACAATCACGTCAATCAATTAATCGAGTCCTCGTCTCAGGCAAATCCCTCACTGAGCGTTTACTACGTTCATCCACACGGACGTGACGCCATACGCCGAGGAGTGCAGAACAGGGCAGTTATACAACCCATTCCACCACTGGCCGACGTGCCTTGTATCGGAGAATCGCGGCGGCCACTGACGACCACATTCGGGGGAGACACCCTTGAATACGACAAGGTGATGCGATTCTTTGAATGGCCTTTGAAGCATTAG
- a CDS encoding DUF945 domain-containing protein, translating into MNAVSTSMFFASRSTAFTHALSMEALREQVPAVFAPTAHESLSEKYTFIPTERVLSGLMNAGFVPVEGRQAQSRKGSPLHTRHILRMRRRFETVQLKDSIPEIVFLNSHDGTSAYQLRVGIYRVICTNGLIVSQGAFPMVRVNHRGDVVDAVITGALEMAERFEVLAGQVELMEQRSMFKDEQIDFAAQALAIRFEDIAQAGMQPSALLAPRRVEDVGDDLWRVLNRVQENLLRGGLSRRSVSGRLTRTRRISSIREDVRINSRLWDLASQRLAA; encoded by the coding sequence ATGAATGCAGTTTCCACTTCCATGTTCTTTGCATCTCGCAGCACGGCGTTCACTCATGCCCTGTCGATGGAGGCGCTGCGCGAGCAGGTGCCGGCGGTGTTCGCGCCGACCGCGCATGAGAGCCTCAGCGAGAAGTACACGTTCATTCCGACCGAGCGCGTGCTGTCGGGGTTGATGAACGCCGGGTTCGTGCCGGTGGAGGGCCGGCAGGCGCAGTCGCGCAAGGGTAGTCCGCTCCACACGCGTCACATCCTGCGGATGCGGCGGCGGTTCGAGACGGTGCAGCTCAAGGACTCGATCCCGGAGATTGTGTTCCTGAACAGCCACGACGGCACCAGTGCCTACCAGCTGCGGGTGGGTATCTATCGCGTCATCTGCACCAACGGGCTGATCGTCTCGCAGGGTGCGTTCCCGATGGTGCGGGTCAACCATCGCGGCGACGTGGTGGATGCCGTCATCACGGGCGCGCTGGAGATGGCGGAGCGGTTCGAGGTCCTGGCCGGCCAGGTGGAGCTCATGGAGCAGCGCTCCATGTTCAAGGATGAGCAGATCGACTTCGCTGCCCAGGCGCTGGCGATCCGATTCGAGGATATCGCTCAGGCCGGCATGCAGCCTTCGGCGCTGCTGGCGCCTCGGCGTGTGGAGGACGTGGGTGACGACCTGTGGCGGGTGCTGAACCGCGTGCAGGAGAACCTGCTGCGGGGTGGCCTCAGCCGGCGGTCGGTCAGCGGACGCCTGACGCGCACGCGCCGGATCAGCTCGATCCGGGAGGACGTGCGGATCAACAGCCGGCTGTGGGACCTGGCCTCGCAGAGGCTTGCGGCCTGA
- the radC gene encoding DNA repair protein RadC, which produces MSTRQRVARVLSVRPVSGAIRIAEPKFSTGWVSASGGPISDEVLIDAALKVLAEQLVRGDLFESPTVTRRYLALRFSSLEHEVFCCLFLDNRHRLIACDELFRGTIDGASVHPREVVKRALAHNAAAVILTHNHPSGVAEPSQADELITLRLKDALGVVDIRVLDHLIVAGAKVVSLAERGVL; this is translated from the coding sequence ATGTCTACACGGCAGCGCGTTGCGCGAGTATTGAGTGTCCGTCCGGTCTCGGGAGCGATCCGGATCGCCGAGCCGAAGTTCAGCACAGGCTGGGTATCGGCGAGTGGTGGCCCGATCAGCGATGAAGTCCTGATCGATGCCGCCCTGAAAGTCCTGGCCGAGCAACTGGTGCGGGGCGATCTGTTCGAGAGTCCGACTGTGACCCGCAGGTACCTCGCGTTGCGGTTCTCCAGTCTCGAGCACGAGGTGTTCTGCTGTCTGTTCCTCGATAACCGTCACCGGCTGATCGCCTGTGACGAGCTGTTCCGGGGAACCATCGACGGGGCGAGCGTGCACCCGCGGGAGGTCGTGAAGCGGGCGCTGGCGCACAACGCCGCAGCCGTGATCCTGACGCACAACCACCCATCCGGGGTGGCCGAGCCGAGCCAGGCCGACGAGCTGATCACGCTGCGCCTGAAGGACGCCTTGGGTGTGGTGGATATCCGGGTGCTCGATCACCTGATCGTCGCCGGTGCCAAGGTGGTGTCACTGGCGGAGCGCGGCGTCCTGTGA
- a CDS encoding relaxase: protein MAKTFRFPKGEPLLDIASYARGGMRPPDRLTPAQVEQVRRTVQRVPEAVVKVLPRDSNDLKAAGKHLDYIGRYGELELEGDDGERLQGCIGNALLEDWDLDLDGVRQQSGLVVANGRKPPKLIHKLMFSMPPGTPPDKVLGAVRNLARQQFALQHRYAFVLHTDEPHPHVHLVLKAVSEQGVRLNIKKATLRHWRSEFARHLRLLGVAANATERAVRGESRSSKKDGIYRASQRGDSTYMRAQAEAVARDLLKGDIRVEPGKRHLVETRKHVVQGWNQVASKLESEGRHGLANDVRQFVANMGSPRTDRDLIAAELVQNVHLGAERGRSRSR from the coding sequence GTGGCGAAGACGTTTAGGTTCCCAAAGGGCGAACCCCTGCTCGACATCGCCAGCTATGCGCGGGGAGGGATGCGGCCGCCTGACCGGCTGACGCCTGCGCAGGTGGAGCAGGTGCGGAGGACCGTGCAGCGTGTCCCCGAGGCCGTGGTGAAGGTTCTGCCCCGCGACAGCAACGACCTCAAGGCGGCCGGCAAGCATCTGGACTACATCGGCCGGTACGGCGAGCTGGAACTTGAGGGCGATGATGGGGAGCGCCTGCAGGGGTGCATTGGTAACGCACTTCTGGAGGACTGGGATCTCGATCTGGATGGCGTGCGCCAGCAGTCTGGCCTAGTGGTGGCCAACGGTCGCAAGCCTCCGAAACTGATCCACAAGCTCATGTTCTCCATGCCGCCCGGCACTCCGCCGGACAAGGTGCTCGGTGCGGTTCGCAATCTTGCCCGACAGCAGTTCGCCCTCCAGCATCGCTATGCGTTCGTGCTCCACACGGACGAGCCGCATCCTCACGTCCATCTCGTGTTGAAGGCAGTCAGTGAGCAGGGCGTGCGTCTAAACATCAAGAAGGCGACGCTGCGGCACTGGCGCTCGGAATTCGCGCGGCACCTGAGATTGCTAGGCGTGGCGGCCAATGCCACAGAGCGAGCGGTGAGGGGTGAGAGCCGTTCGTCAAAAAAGGATGGCATCTATCGGGCTAGCCAGCGTGGTGACTCGACCTACATGCGAGCGCAGGCAGAGGCTGTCGCGCGTGACCTCTTGAAGGGAGACATACGTGTGGAACCTGGAAAGCGACATCTCGTCGAGACGCGCAAGCATGTCGTGCAGGGATGGAATCAGGTTGCATCTAAGCTGGAGTCGGAGGGGCGGCATGGGTTGGCGAATGACGTGCGGCAGTTCGTTGCGAATATGGGATCGCCACGTACCGATCGTGACCTCATTGCTGCTGAACTGGTTCAAAACGTCCATCTGGGCGCCGAGCGCGGCAGGAGCCGGTCACGGTAG
- the mobC gene encoding plasmid mobilization relaxosome protein MobC, which yields MGDNEVLKTRVAPELKVQAKALADGELLSEAAWLKRLVIREIRSARGTDVGERISCRAASVRKPGREAHGSSACGRPMFVRLRHDDRLLLDARAEARGMRPATYASVLLRAHLRKLAPLPKDELLALKRSIGELAAIGRNINQIARAANEGGRPPGSVRDEFRAMLKVCEALRDNTKGLLKANLTSWESGCGEDV from the coding sequence ATGGGTGACAACGAAGTATTGAAGACCAGAGTCGCTCCGGAACTGAAAGTCCAGGCGAAGGCGCTCGCCGACGGCGAACTTCTCTCCGAGGCGGCGTGGCTGAAGCGGCTCGTCATCCGGGAGATTCGGAGCGCGCGCGGAACGGATGTAGGGGAGCGCATATCGTGCCGCGCGGCCAGTGTCCGGAAACCGGGCCGGGAGGCGCACGGGTCGAGCGCGTGTGGCCGGCCGATGTTCGTCCGGCTCCGGCACGACGACCGGCTGTTGCTGGACGCGCGTGCTGAGGCGCGTGGGATGCGGCCTGCCACCTACGCGTCCGTCCTGCTTCGGGCGCATCTACGCAAGCTCGCACCGCTGCCCAAGGATGAGCTGCTGGCCCTCAAGCGCAGCATTGGCGAGTTGGCGGCCATCGGCCGGAACATCAACCAGATCGCCCGGGCAGCGAACGAGGGCGGCCGGCCACCCGGCTCTGTGCGGGACGAGTTCCGGGCCATGCTGAAGGTCTGCGAGGCATTGCGCGACAACACCAAGGGCCTTCTGAAAGCGAACCTGACCAGTTGGGAGAGCGGCTGTGGCGAAGACGTTTAG